Proteins from one Haematobia irritans isolate KBUSLIRL unplaced genomic scaffold, ASM5000362v1 scaffold_8, whole genome shotgun sequence genomic window:
- the LOC142242847 gene encoding uncharacterized protein LOC142242847, whose protein sequence is MSNSSQDEEWQIASKDVNIENAGAAAQSPEAERPLQGLHAESIPQRDDKIEGQSTVQSSETKRTASTPKSSAKVRHTSFRIIPSTTRSGLIRREPVLKRARSTIKNKDKGMSKEQLPKSVPANAVVSLSSATSTTNSNMGILTSQTSGLSINDNNNAQIPIAATSSSILPANTLANNIFSGNQNNELIASTYNPQIMAAVRSTNVASGISSVNNTFAVNHSGSNIFHTPFNNTSLPSVSISSIHPASSSNSIFTSSHIFPNSAINQHLSSSLNPNSSFPSQFQFQPNQRPIIYNGFSPSLSHYPTLNTAPDISLSTSHIAARQAISKDLPIFSGKPEDWPIFITNYIQSTERCGFTEQENLIRLQKCLKGAALEAVRGKLMMPTTVNLAIETLRMLYGRPEVIHQSLQRNLRNEPVVRKERLDTLIHFALAVQNYRTTLQAMGLDDYLNDPMLLQEMVEKLPADFKLDWGKYRITLSKVDIVSFDTWLFNLASCATQVTSAVPGVLETKASKKEQRLLMHDVVNEPQSKNTISCFKCACSHMLYDCPEFKELSVSERWNFVRSNNLCIRCFKKHHIKRCKSKRQCGVDSCKMSHNSLLHKNNITNSSNNNNLQQQTENHSVLFHSRDEVLFKYMPVTLSSNRHSLNTYALIDEGASCSLIEKELADQLGLDGPSNELCLRWTGKITQKEEESKTVSLHISDREHKTKLIMNDVRTVKNLDLPVQTLTKKQIDECEHLRNLPILPYNSAKARIIIGVDNAKLCVPLEIKESATSGLIAVKSRIGWGVYGKHKKGNLASNRIFHICSCNTENKMWDELLKNYFSLDSVGVVQNQNKMRSVEDERAKIIMENTTKYDEIEKRWETGLLWKYDKINLPNSFPMAKRRLLCLENKMNRDAKLKAFLIEKFKEYENKGYVRKLEPGEIKTNNSWYIPVFTVYNKHKDKTRIVWDAAASVDNISLNSLLLKGPDQLRSLVGILIRFRERPIAISGDIREMFHQIRIRQEDLRYQQFLWRSGDSSKPISVYAMTVMTFGASCSPSLANYIKNRNALRFMTDYPKAVKSILNNTFVDDWLQSVDMEDEMIDLARTVHSIHDSGGFEMRNWHTNSNRVLHSLDTKEQTQGKKFEGPNSDMEKVLGMWWDTEKDEFGFFENYSDTIKDQNFKPTKRNVLRVIMTIFDPLGLLAHFVIHGKILMQDIWRSGVGWDEPIESAECEKWWKWINILPKISTVRIPRCYPLAYKSGNIQLHVFVDASIDAYAAVAYIRSEYSKEYNCSIICSKTRVAPLKPISVPKMELMAALIGLRLAKFCCSEFSLKISRRVFWSDSKDVLYWIRSDARKFQQFVAVRIGEILEDSNVSEWKWVPSAQNVADDATKWKGPPDFNKESRWFRGPSFLRLSEDSWPQSEFSFSKNEDDTLYHISLRKTCPTFIDITVDSNRFSTWERMHRSQKVVFEFLNKISRGKIDNGDLRKYLETPLYEAAELILIRTCQEEVYFNEIQELKHNSSLSNKSDLYKCSPYLDQFGLLRIKGRIDAAKDVPICAKRPLILPQKHRITQLLIDFYHRKYHHHHNEIIVNELRQKYFILGMRAAVRCVAKNCKFCQIRRSVPQAPTMGDLPLERLASFSRPFHYTGVDYFGPLNVIIGKRNEKRWGVLFTCMTVRATHIEIAPSLSTDSFLLVLKQFICRRGTPHKIVSDNATNFRGASRVLSAEIEKISSDELERKYPTIEWSFIPPATPHMGGAWERMIRSTKSVLMDIISERNLREEQLRAALADVENILNSRPLTYVPLDSPNGEALTPNHFLLGSSSGIRERANPDCSGTQLSKNFRISNMIANEFWKRWVREYLPCLTRRTKWYGSPPPIEIGDVVIIVDSNAKRNEWLKGVVIDVHRGRDDIVRSAVIKTKGGLLTRPIVKLAKLDVN, encoded by the coding sequence ATGTCAAACTCGTCTCAAGATGAAGAATGGCAAATTGCATCGAAGGACGTCAATATAGAAAACGCTGGAGCTGCTGCTCAGTCCCCAGAAGCAGAAAGGCCGCTTCAGGGTCTTCACGCAGAGAGCATACCACAACGTGATGACAAAATCGAGGGACAATCCACCGTTCAATCAAGCGAGACGAAAAGGACAGCTTCAACACCCAAGTCATCTGCCAAGGTAAGACATACATCTTTTAGAATTATACCCTCAACCACTCGTTCGGGTCTCATAAGAAGAGAGCCTGTGTTAAAGCGTGCGCGTagcacaataaaaaacaaagataAAGGAATGTCTAAAGAGCAGTTGCCAAAGTCAGTCCCAGCTAACGCTGTTGTTTCTCTGTCATCGGCAACGAGTACGACTAACTCAAACATGGGCATATTGACTAGTCAGACATCAGGATTATCTATTAATGACAACAACAATGCACAAATTCCAATTGCTGCCACATCATCATCAATACTACCAGCGAATACTCTCGCTAACAACATATTCTCCGGTAATCAAAATAACGAATTAATTGCCTCAACATATAACCCACAGATTATGGCAGCTGTTCGAAGCACTAATGTTGCAAGTGGAATAAGTTCTGTTAATAACACCTTCGCTGTTAACCACAGTGGTAGTAACATATTCCACACTCCGTTCAATAACACGAGTTTACCCTCTGTTTCCATCTCGTCTATACATCCAGCCAGTTCGTCCAATTCCATTTTTACATCGTCCCATATATTTCCAAACAGTGCCATTAACCAACATTTATCTTCAAGTTTAAATCCCAATTCGAGTTTTCCATCGCAGtttcaatttcaaccaaatcaacGTCCAATTATTTACAACGGATTTAGCCCATCGTTATCTCATTATCCCACACTAAACACTGCTCCTGATATATCACTGTCCACATCTCATATAGCCGCCCGGCAAGCAATAAGTAAAGACCTGCCGATTTTCTCGGGCAAACCCGAAGACTGGCCAATATTTATCACCAACTATATTCAATCGACCGAAAGATGTGGATTTACAGAgcaggaaaatttaataagattacaaaaatgtttgaagGGAGCTGCATTGGAGGCAGTTAGGGGGAAACTAATGATGCCAACTACAGTCAACTTGGCTATAGAAACTCTAAGGATGTTGTATGGCAGACCAGAGGTCATCCATCAATCACTGCAAAGAAACCTAAGGAATGAACCAGTTGTGCGTAAAGAGAGGCTCGATACCCTTATACATTTTGCATTGGCCGTTCAAAATTATAGAACTACGTTACAAGCCATGGGCCTCGATGATTACTTAAACGATCCCATGCTGCTCCAGGAGATGGTAGAGAAGCTGCCGGCAGATTTTAAATTGGATTGGGGAAAATATCGAATcactttgtcaaaagttgataTCGTTTCATTTGACACTTGGCTCTTTAACTTAGCTTCATGTGCTACCCAAGTCACATCAGCTGTTCCAGGTGTATTAGAAACGAAAGCTAGCAAAAAAGAACAAAGATTATTAATGCACGACGTTGTCAATGAACCGCAATCAAAAAACACAATTTCATGCTTTAAGTGCGCATGCAGTCATATGTTATACGATTGTCCAGAATTTAAAGAGCTTAGCGTGAGCGAGAGGTGGAATTTTGTCCGCTCCAATAATTTATGTATTCGCTGTTTTAAAAAACATCACATAAAAAGATGCAAATCGAAACGTCAGTGTGGAGTCGACAGTTGCAAAATGTCACACAACTCGTTAttacacaaaaacaatataacgAACAGCAGCAACAATAACAATCTGCAACAACAAACTGAAAATCACTCAGTACTCTTTCACTCGAGAGATGAAGTTCTCTTTAAGTATATGCCAGTAACACTCTCTAGCAACAGACATTCTCTTAATACATATGCTTTAATCGATGAAGGTGCGTCTTGCTCTTTGATTGAAAAGGAATTAGCAGATCAGCTGGGGCTAGATGGCCCATCCAATGAGTTATGTTTACGTTGGACTGGCAAAATCACTCAAAAAGAGGAAGAATCAAAAACGGTATCACTGCATATTTCGGATCGTGAGCATAAAACAAAGTTGATAATGAATGATGTGAGGACAGTAAAAAATCTTGATTTGCCCGTACAGACgttgacaaaaaaacaaatcgatGAGTGTGAACATCTACGTAATTTGCCAATTTTGCCATATAACTCTGCAAAAGCAAGAATTATAATTGGAGTGGACAATGCCAAACTGTGCGTACCCCTGGAAATAAAAGAGAGTGCAACAAGTGGTTTAATTGCCGTAAAAAGCAGAATTGGATGGGGAGTGTATGGCAAACATAAAAAAGGTAATTTGGCGAGCAATAGAATTTTTCACATATGTTCGTGTAatacagaaaataaaatgtgggatgaattgttaaaaaattacttCTCTCTCGATTCGGTAGGGGTAgtacaaaaccaaaacaaaatgcGCTCAGTAGAGGACGAGAGAGccaaaataataatggaaaataCCACAAAATATGACGAAATTGAGAAGCGCTGGGAGACTGGCTTATTATGGAAGTACGATAAAATTAATCTTCCCAATTCTTTTCCTATGGCAAAACGTCGTTTACTTTGTTTGGAAAACAAAATGAACAGGGATGCTAAGTTAAAAGCCTTTTTGatcgaaaaatttaaagaatacgAAAACAAAGGTTATGTGCGAAAACTCGAACCTGGTGAAATAAAGACAAATAATTCATGGTATATACCAGTTTTTACAGTTTATAACAAACATAAAGATAAAACACGTATCGTGTGGGATGCGGCAGCGAGTGTCGATAAcatttctttgaattctttgttATTAAAGGGACCCGATCAGCTTAGGTCATTAGTGGGCATTTTAATACGATTTCGTGAAAGGCCTATTGCAATTTCTGGTGATATCAGAGAGATGTTTCACCAGATCCGAATAAGGCAAGAAGATCTGCGTTACCAACAGTTCTTATGGCGGTCTGGCGATTCATCAAAACCTATTTCTGTATATGCTATGACTGTTATGACGTTTGGAGCTTCTTGTTCGCCATCCTTGGCAAATTACATCAAGAACAGAAATGCACTACGTTTTATGACGGATTACCCAAAAGCCGTGAaatcaattttaaataatacCTTTGTCGATGATTGGCTTCAAAGTGTAGATATGGAAGACGAAATGATCGACTTGGCTAGGACTGTCCATTCAATTCACGATTCAGGCGGCTTTGAAATGCGTAATTGGCACACAAACTCAAATAGAGTGCTGCATAGCCTCGATACAAAAGAGCAGACACAAGGCAAGAAATTTGAAGGGCCAAACAGCGACATGGAAAAAGTTTTAGGCATGTGGTGGGATACCGAAAAGgatgaatttggattttttgagaattacaGTGACACCATTaaagatcaaaattttaaacccaCAAAGCGAAACGTTCTTCGTGTAATCATGACAATATTTGATCCGTTAGGATTGTTAGCGCACTTTGTAATACACGGTAAAATTCTAATGCAAGACATATGGAGATCAGGAGTTGGTTGGGACGAACCTATAGAATCTGCTGAATGCGAGAAATGGTGGAAATGGATTAACATTCTGCCAAAAATATCAACAGTCCGTATTCCCCGATGTTACCCACTAGCATACAAGTCGGGCAACATTCAACTCCATGTATTCGTCGATGCGAGTATTGACGCCTACGCCGCTGTCGCATACATCCGATCAGAGTACAGCAAAGAATATAACTGTTCCATAATCTGCTCCAAAACACGGGTTGCTCCATTGAAGCCTATATCGGTTCCCAAAATGGAGCTAATGGCGGCCCTTATTGGTCTTCGATTAGCCAAATTTTGCTGCTctgaattttctttgaaaattagcCGCCGTGTGTTTTGGTCCGATTCAAAGGACGTCCTTTATTGGATACGGTCGGACGCGAGAAAATTTCAGCAATTCGTAGCAGTAAGAATAGgcgaaattttggaagattctAATGTCTCCGAGTGGAAATGGGTACCATCGGCACAAAATGTAGCAGACGATGCCACAAAGTGGAAGGGACCGCCGGATTTCAACAAGGAAAGTCGATGGTTCAGAGGTCCATCGTTCCTACGATTAAGTGAAGATTCTTGGCCTCAATCGGAATTCAGTTTCTCCAAAAATGAGGACGATACATTATACCACATATCGTTAAGGAAAACGTGTCCTACATTTATTGATATTACAGTGGATTCGAATCGATTTAGCACCTGGGAAAGAATGCATAGAAGCCAAAAGGTCGTCTTCGAATTTTTAAACAAGATTTCAAGAGGTAAAATAGACAATGGTGACTTACGCAAATACTTAGAAACTCCACTGTATGAAGCAGCTGAATTGATTTTAATTAGGACATGCCAAGAAGAAGTGTATTTCAACGAAATTCAAGAACTTAAACACAATAGCTCACTGAGTAACAAGAGTGATCTCTATAAGTGTTCACCCTACCTTGACCAATTTGGCTTGCTACGTATTAAGGGCAGGATTGATGCGGCAAAAGATGttcctatatgtgcaaaaaggcCTTTAATCCTACCCCAGAAACACCGAATCACACaactattaattgatttttaccaTCGTAAATATCATCACcaccacaatgaaatcatagtCAATGAACtacgacaaaaatattttatacttgGAATGCGCGCCGCTGTTCGATGTGTGGCCAAGAactgtaaattttgccaaatccgTCGAAGTGTACCACAGGCACCTACGATGGGCGATTTACCCCTAGAACGGCTTGCTTCATTTTCCAGACCATTCCATTACACTGGTGTAGATTACTTCGGCCCCCTTAATGTTATCATAGGTAAACGCAATGAAAAGCGATGGGGAGTGCTGTTTACATGTATGACTGTGCGCGCCACACATATTGAGATTGCTCCGTCGCTTTCAACCGATTCGTTTCTTTTGGTtctaaaacaatttatttgtcgTCGAGGCACTCCTCACAAAATTGTATCCGACAACGCCACGAACTTCAGAGGGGCAAGTCGTGTGCTTTCGgcagaaatagaaaaaatatcatcTGATGAACTTGAAAGAAAATACCCCACCATCGAATGGAGCTTTATACCACCTGCTACCCCGCATATGGGAGGGGCTTGGGAAAGGATGATAAGGTCAACAAAGTCAGTTCTAATGGATATTATATCAGAAAGGAATCTCCGCGAAGAACAACTGAGAGCCGCATTAGCTGACGTTGAGAATATACTCAATTCAAGGCCATTAACATACGTACCGCTGGATTCGCCGAATGGTGAGGCATTAACGCCAAACCATTTTCTATTAGGCTCTTCGAGTGGAATAAGAGAAAGAGCAAATCCTGATTGTAGTGGTACACAATTGAGCAAAAACTTTCGTATATCCAACATGATTGCGAATGAGTTTTGGAAACGATGGGTACGCGAATATTTGCCTTGTTTAACGAGACGTACAAAGTGGTATGGTTCACCACCGCCCATTGAAATAGGAGATGTTGTTATTATAGTTGATAGCAATGCAAAACGTAACGAGTGGTTGAAGGGTGTAGTTATAGATGTACACCGTGGTAGAGATGACATTGTACGTAGCGCAGTAATAAAAACCAAAGGTGGATTATTAACTAGACCCATTGTTAAGCTGGCAAAACTGGATGTTAATTAG